The following proteins are co-located in the Solea senegalensis isolate Sse05_10M linkage group LG12, IFAPA_SoseM_1, whole genome shotgun sequence genome:
- the si:ch211-276i12.4 gene encoding uncharacterized protein si:ch211-276i12.4 isoform X2, with translation MEMFFKPVHSPSTLDEIKPRRHHHHHQYHHDSQSHRSDGSSQFARYTPFDDTDKNANERHEHSHHHHGHHLHDSPHREAHRRHHTHQVSHSEEDEIHYNHHTPVTLSRSSSSSLSSSPSSTSSSSWYTEASTNNPFSVLHAVRPQHSLSCSNILDVRRGFQEDDSSEPVVFASIKHGTKGSVSHEIHGSSQQRHVFSSLDRGHSRSEEGPLNEINKECDLGGEYSRSSHINGPLYKTASLNRSLAFSEEDILLGVSRGPKKAVSSSQLPSKGILKNRERPTDIRKAKSMEVLSPRVSKTQDLRGQKNKGVTQAELEQARSNFVQGKLQFSAFLDEITKQVISPSDLTILGVNKSKSARKSLAPVLQTDSPIKPQLPPKKHRESSEDEREQHPKHQNRQEKLACTGSQNQLDFSSPDKLISYSARSHHGSPPPHTLPYSTNHNAHHGSRHKNRKPSPTGGSVQRDRFGRSGSHFTDGTSNSPEPSQPEQRHHHHRQKHPTASHLPHTQHFHQTLPQHVYPDSGHQRPASASSSSAQCAGAGLGSESSSTKSDSSRARDTASTATSHSSEKNGRHHSHMGLGHSKQCRDTLCEANHLQVLQEENADLQQNLLQTVVCIESLEAELQRTRDELSHVKEKYKSLLETHSGTKQANDLLGEHLHIASESLNSERKLLLNRVSQLSSELEAAHRTIAALENINVSTLPSNGHLCTLPHTAH, from the exons ATGGAGATGTTTTTTAAGCCTGTTCACAGCCCTTCTACCCTGGATGAGATCAAGCCAAGGAggcaccaccaccatcaccagtATCACCAtgactcacagtcacacaggtCGGATGGGTCATCCCAGTTTGCTAG GTACACACCGTTTGATGATACagacaaaaatgcaaatgaaagacATGAGCACTCCCACCACCATCATGGTCACCATCTCCACGACAGCCCTCACCGCGAGGCTCACCGTCGTCATCACACACACCAAGTTTCCCACAGTGAAGAGGATGAGATACATTACAACCACCACACCCCAGTAACCCTCTCTAGGTCCTCATCCTCTTCCCTTTCTTCATctccttcctccacctcctcttcttcctggtACACAGAGGCAAGCACAAATAATCCTTTCTCTGTACTCCATGCTGTGCGGCCACAGCATTCCCTATCTTGCTCCAACATCTTAGATGTCCGCAGAGGTTTTCAGGAAGATGACAGCAGTGAGCCTGTTGTCTTTGCCTCCATTAAACATGGCACAAAGGGCAGTGTTTCTCATGAGATTCATGGAAGCTCTCAACAGAggcatgttttttcttctcttgacCGAGGTCACAGCAGAAGTGAAGAAGGTCCtctgaatgaaataaataaagagtgtgATCTTGGGGGAGAATACTCCAGGTCATCACACATAAACGGGCCATTGTACAAGACAGCTAGTCTAAACCGAAGTCTGGCTTTTAGTGAGGAGGACATTTTGCTCGGGGTCTCCAGAGGCCCCAAAAAAGCTGTGTCGTCCAGTCAGCTACCCAGCAAGGGGATCCTCAAGAACAGGGAACGTCCTACTGACATTCGCAAGGCAAAGTCGATGGAGGTGCTGTCGCCAAGAGTTTCCAAAACACAAGATCTGAGAGGACAGAAGAATAAAGGGGTCACTCAAGCTGAGCTAGAGCAAGCCAGGTCCAATTTTGTCCAAGGAAAGTTGCAGTTCTCTGCATTTCTTGATGAGATAACAAAACAGGTTATAAGTCCATCAGACCTCACCATATTGGGTGTGAACAAAAGCAAATCAGCAAGGAAGTCACTTGCTCCAGTACTTCAGACAGATAGTCCAATCAAACCTCAGCTCCCACCcaaaaagcacagagagagcTCAGAAGATGAGAGGGAGCAGCATCCGAAACATCAAAACAGACAGGAAAAATTGGCTTGCACTGGCAGTCAGAATCAACTAGACTTCTCCAGTCCTGATAAACTAATCTCTTATTCAGCCAGAAGCCACCATGGTAGCCCACCCCCTCATACCCTGCCTTATTCCACCAACCATAACGCTCACCATGGAAGCAGGCATAAAAACAGGAAGCCATCGCCCACTGGAGGTTCTGTGCAAAGAGACAGGTTTGGTAGATCTGGATCTCACTTTACTGATGGCACCAGCAACAGCCCTGAGCCCAGCCAACCCGAACaacgccaccaccaccaccgccaaaAGCATCCCACTGCCTCCCACCTTCCACACACTCAACATTTCCACCAGACCCTGCCTCAGCATGTGTACCCAGATTCTGGACATCAAAGACCTGCCAGCGCCTCATCATCCTCAGCCCAGTGTGCAGGAGCAGGCCTTGGGTCTGAGTCTTCGTCTACTAAATCGGATTCATCCAGGGCCAGAGACACGGCCTCCACGGCCACCAGTCACAGTTCAGAGAAGAATGGCAGACACCACTCACACATGGGCTTGGGCCACTCTAAGCAATGCAGG GACACACTGTGTGAGGCCAATCATCTCCA GGTGTTGCAGGAAGAGAATGCAGATCTTCAGCAGAACCTGCTGCAGACAGTTGTTTGCATTGAGAGCCTGGAGGCGGAGTTGCAGAGAACCAGGGACGAGCTCAGTCACGTCAAAGAGAAATATAAAAG TCTTCTGGAGACGCACAGTGGAACCAAGCAGGCCAATGATCTGCTGGGTGAACACCTTCACATAGCG tCAGAGAGTCTGAACAGTGAGAGGAAGCTCCTGTTAAATCGCGTGTCCCAGCTGAGTTCAGAGTTGGAGGCTGCTCACAGGACCATCGCTGCCCTAGAGAACATCAATGTGAGCACACTGCCATCTAATGGACACTTATGCACACTTCCACATACAGCACACTGA